In Canis lupus baileyi chromosome X, mCanLup2.hap1, whole genome shotgun sequence, one DNA window encodes the following:
- the LOC140627351 gene encoding fatty acid-binding protein, adipocyte-like, with product MCDAFVGTWKLSSSENFDDYMKEVGVGFTTRKVAGMAKPNMIISVNGDVITIKSESTFKNTEISFKLGQEFDEVTVDDRKVKSIITLDGGVLVQVQKWDGKSTTIKRKRVDDKLVVECIMKGITSTRIYERAYNPRDIELKFALNSTTFCWMYCPNMYCYFLLISKQPISPK from the coding sequence atgtgtgatgcTTTTGTGGGTACCTGGAAACTTAGCTCCAGTGAAAACTTTGATGATTACATGAAAGAAGTGGGAGTGGGCTTCACCACCAGGAAAGTGGCTGGCATGGCCAAACCCAACATGATCATCAGTGTAAACGGGGATGTGATCACCATTAAATCGGAAAGcacctttaaaaatacagagatttccttCAAACTGGGCCAGGAATTTGATGAAGTCACTGTGGATGACAGAAAAGTCAAGAGCATCATAACCTTAGATGGAGGTGTCCTGGTACAGGTACAGAAGTGGGACGGAAAATCAACTACCATAAAAAGAAAACGAGTGGATGATAAACTGGTGGTAGAATGTATCATGAAAGGCATCACTTCTACCAGAATTTATGAGAGAGCATATAATCCAAGGGACATCGAGCTGAAGTTTGCATTGAACTCTACAACATTCTGTTGGATGTATTGTCCAAACATGTATTGTTATTTTCTACTAATTAGCAAGCAACCGATTTCCCCCAAATGA